The following are encoded in a window of Arctopsyche grandis isolate Sample6627 chromosome 4, ASM5162203v2, whole genome shotgun sequence genomic DNA:
- the LOC143910951 gene encoding zinc finger MYM-type protein 1-like, translated as MDIENNNESGLVVEINNNCNCLIENVLKRRFASLPFNEKEIIVKSPKPTPILNIQSKTKTFKRYFNTETYEKISWICGCAHLTKLFCWPCILFSQEVNVWSKFGFSDLNNLSKSRKRHECSQAHICSAAQFKKFGKGPRIENFLSAQFKANIEMHNKEVTANRYILSKLISAICFLAKQEQPLRGHFEHQESENRGNYIELLYLLSESDIKLKTHLDNSTVFTGLSNHIQNDLVSAISKVLLDEIKTEIRASKFVSIIVDESTDISRKAQLSTIFRYVDENNEIQERFVGFVDVSPNRTANALFQHIRETLEEFGCLDKLIAQTYDGAAVMSGEHNGVQRKIRDICPNSLFVHCYAHRLNLVLSQSVKHISGCKRFFSRMLSFSTFFCKSSRRISLLDCQIKKRFPTAAPTRWNYNSKILNMILEYQTELMEIFNQIINDEDEWDTDAVINAEVLHRYLKEFEFNFNLHLFSAIFNSADFLFEILQKKNL; from the coding sequence atggatatcgaaaataacaatgagagtggacttgtcgtcgagatcaataataattgcaattgtttaattgaaaatgtgctgaaaagaagatttgcttctctcccatttaatgaaaaggagattattgttaagagccccaaacccacaccaatattaaatattcagtctaaaacaaaaacatttaaaaggtattttaacacagaaacatacgaaaaaatttcatggatttgtggatgtgctcacttaacgaaattattctgttggccatgtattttattttctcaagaagtgaatgtctggagtaaatttggattttctgacctaaacaatttaagtaaatcgcgcaagagacatgaatgttctcaagctcacatatgttctgctgctcaatttaaaaaatttggaaagggacctcgtatagaaaattttttaagtgctcaatttaaagcaaatattgaaatgcacaacaaagaagttactgcaaatagatacattttgtcgaaattaataagcgcgatctgttttttagcaaaacaagaacaacctttacgaggacattttgaacaccaggaatcggaaaatagagggaattatattgagttgctgtatctgttgagtgaatcagacataaaattgaaaactcatttagataactctacggtgtttactggactatcgaaccatatacaaaatgacttggtatccgcaatatcaaaagtcttgctagatgagattaaaactgaaatacgtgcatcaaaatttgtttccataattgtggacgaatctacagatatcagtcgcaaagctcagctatctactatttttagatatgtagatgaaaacaatgaaattcaggagagatttgttggatttgtcgatgttagtcccaatagaacagctaatgctctttttcagcacatacgtgagaccttggaagaatttggttgtttggacaaattaattgcacaaacgtacgatggagcggctgtaatgtccggggagcataatggagtgcaacgaaaaattcgagatatttgtcctaattctttatttgtccattgttacgctcacagattgaatttagttttgtcgcaatctgttaaacatatatccggatgcaaacgttttttcagccgtatgttgtcattttcaacttttttttgtaagtcttcaagaagaatttcccttctcgattgtcaaataaaaaaacgatttcccactgctgcccctacacgatggaactacaatagcaaaattttaaatatgatattagaatatcaaacagaattaatggaaatatttaatcaaataattaatgatgaagacgaatgggatactgatgctgtcataaatgctgaagtccttcatcgttatttaaaagagtttgaattcaatttcaatttgcatttattttctgcaatatttaattcggcagattttttatttgaaattttacaaaaaaaaaacctttga